The Caballeronia sp. Lep1P3 genome window below encodes:
- the gmk gene encoding guanylate kinase → MPNTTHRSHSTYTGIYPGNLFMVVAPSGAGKSTLVNALLAQDPAIRLSVSYTTRDPRPMETDGVQYHFVSVDEFMERHDKGEFLESAEVHGNYYATSRLWIEDQMKMGHDVLLEIDWQGAQQVKKRFRNAVEIFILPPSLDALEDRLKKRGQDAPNVIVRRLLAAGSEMAHASEAEYVVINENFDRALTELQCLVTATRLRFTSQYARHTQLFVELGIHPTHPQ, encoded by the coding sequence ATGCCGAACACTACGCACCGCTCGCACAGCACGTACACGGGCATCTATCCCGGCAATCTCTTCATGGTGGTCGCGCCTTCGGGCGCGGGCAAGTCCACGCTCGTCAACGCGCTGCTCGCGCAGGACCCGGCGATCCGTCTGTCGGTGTCCTACACGACGCGCGATCCGCGGCCGATGGAAACCGATGGCGTGCAGTATCACTTCGTGTCCGTCGACGAGTTCATGGAGCGGCACGACAAGGGCGAATTTCTCGAAAGCGCGGAAGTGCACGGCAACTACTATGCGACCTCGCGCCTCTGGATCGAGGATCAGATGAAGATGGGCCACGACGTGCTGCTCGAAATCGACTGGCAGGGCGCGCAGCAGGTGAAGAAGCGCTTTCGCAACGCGGTCGAGATTTTCATCCTGCCGCCGTCGCTGGATGCGCTCGAAGACCGCCTCAAGAAGCGCGGACAGGACGCGCCCAACGTGATCGTGCGGCGGCTGCTCGCGGCCGGCAGCGAGATGGCGCATGCATCGGAAGCCGAGTACGTCGTCATCAACGAGAACTTCGATCGCGCGCTCACCGAACTGCAGTGTCTCGTGACCGCGACGCGGCTGCGCTTCACGTCGCAATACGCGCGTCACACGCAGCTTTTCGTCGAGCTGGGCATTCATCCCACGCATCCGCAATGA
- a CDS encoding YicC/YloC family endoribonuclease: protein MIYSMTGYASATREVVADGAGPNGAGASGVGVSVELRTVNSRFLDLNFRMPEDVRASEPQLREMLMTKLSRGKVDIRINLNRVEQTANAGALNRDALTQLATLERAVLDVFPDAERMRTGEILRWPGVLAESSVSPEALREAVLACGKQAIADLIEVRAREGAALANVLINNVTEMEAIVARITPLVPELIAKHQQKIVERLQDALGIATGENAATTSVPRDEIAERIRQEVTMYGIRIDIAEELQRLTAHLNETRHVLQKGGKVGKRLDFMMQELNREANTLGSKAAAKELADASMTLKLLIEQMREQVQNLE, encoded by the coding sequence ATGATCTACAGCATGACAGGCTATGCCAGCGCGACGCGCGAAGTCGTCGCGGATGGCGCGGGACCCAATGGCGCGGGCGCTTCGGGCGTCGGCGTATCGGTCGAACTGCGCACGGTGAATTCGCGTTTTCTCGATCTCAACTTCCGCATGCCTGAAGACGTGCGCGCAAGCGAGCCGCAACTGCGCGAAATGTTGATGACGAAGCTCTCGCGCGGCAAGGTCGATATCCGCATCAACCTGAACCGCGTCGAGCAGACGGCGAACGCGGGCGCGCTGAACCGCGATGCGCTCACGCAACTCGCGACGCTCGAGCGCGCGGTGCTCGATGTCTTCCCCGATGCCGAGCGCATGCGCACCGGCGAAATCCTGCGCTGGCCGGGCGTGCTCGCGGAGAGCTCGGTGTCGCCCGAAGCGCTGCGCGAAGCCGTGCTCGCGTGCGGCAAGCAGGCGATCGCCGATCTCATCGAAGTGCGCGCGCGCGAAGGCGCGGCGCTCGCGAACGTGCTCATCAACAACGTGACGGAAATGGAAGCGATCGTCGCGCGCATCACGCCGCTCGTGCCCGAACTCATCGCGAAGCATCAGCAGAAGATCGTCGAGCGCCTGCAGGACGCGCTCGGCATCGCGACCGGGGAGAACGCCGCGACGACGAGCGTGCCGCGCGACGAAATCGCCGAGCGCATCCGTCAGGAAGTGACGATGTACGGGATTCGCATCGACATCGCCGAGGAATTGCAGCGTCTCACTGCGCATCTGAACGAAACGCGTCACGTGCTGCAAAAGGGCGGCAAGGTCGGCAAGCGGCTCGACTTCATGATGCAGGAACTGAACCGCGAGGCGAACACGCTCGGCTCGAAGGCGGCGGCGAAGGAACTCGCGGATGCATCGATGACGCTCAAGCTGCTCATCGAGCAAATGCGCGAACAAGTACAGAATCTGGAGTAA
- the rph gene encoding ribonuclease PH has product MTPSIARPSGRRASQLRDVRITRHYTKHAEGSVLVEFGDTKVICTASIAERVPEFLRGREQGWLTAEYGMLPRATHTRSDREAARGKQTGRTQEIQRLIGRALRSVFDLNALGPRTLHIDCDVIQADGGTRTASITGAFVAAHDAVTKLLAAGRIAQSPVKDFVAAISVGIFEGAPVLDLDYDEDSQCDTDMNVVMTGAGGFVEVQGTAEGAPFSRDEMNALLDLADSGIKALIAKQKAALEIEGV; this is encoded by the coding sequence CTGACGCCTTCCATCGCCCGTCCGAGCGGCCGCCGCGCAAGCCAGTTGCGCGATGTGCGCATCACGCGGCATTACACGAAGCACGCGGAGGGATCGGTGCTCGTCGAATTCGGCGATACCAAAGTGATCTGCACGGCGAGCATCGCCGAGCGCGTGCCGGAATTCCTGCGCGGCCGCGAGCAAGGCTGGCTCACCGCGGAATACGGCATGCTGCCGCGTGCGACGCACACGCGCAGCGACCGCGAAGCCGCGCGCGGCAAGCAGACGGGCCGCACGCAGGAGATTCAGCGGCTCATCGGCCGCGCGCTGCGCTCCGTGTTCGACCTCAACGCGCTCGGCCCGCGCACGCTACATATCGACTGCGACGTGATCCAGGCGGACGGCGGCACGCGCACGGCGAGCATCACGGGCGCGTTCGTCGCCGCGCACGATGCCGTGACGAAGCTGCTCGCGGCGGGACGCATCGCGCAATCGCCGGTGAAAGATTTCGTCGCCGCGATTTCCGTCGGCATCTTCGAGGGCGCGCCCGTGCTCGACCTCGACTACGACGAAGACTCGCAGTGCGACACCGATATGAACGTCGTGATGACGGGCGCGGGCGGCTTCGTCGAAGTGCAAGGGACGGCCGAAGGCGCGCCGTTCTCGCGCGACGAGATGAACGCGCTCCTCGATCTCGCCGACAGCGGCATCAAGGCGCTGATCGCGAAGCAGAAAGCCGCGCTGGAGATCGAAGGTGTCTGA
- the rdgB gene encoding RdgB/HAM1 family non-canonical purine NTP pyrophosphatase, with protein sequence MSDSDGVKRVKRVVLASNNAGKLREFASLLGAAGIELIAQGELGVPEAEEPHPTFVENALAKARHASALTGLPALADDSGLCVRALNGAPGVHSARYAMTADGEKSDAANNARLVAELGNEADRRAYYFCSLVLVRHANDPEPLIAEGRWHGEVIDAPRGAHGFGYDPHFFLPALGATAAELDPARKNAVSHRALALRDLLQRLEELA encoded by the coding sequence GTGTCTGATTCGGATGGCGTCAAGCGCGTAAAGCGCGTCGTACTCGCGTCGAACAACGCGGGCAAGCTGCGCGAGTTCGCATCGCTCTTGGGCGCGGCGGGCATCGAACTGATCGCGCAGGGCGAACTCGGCGTGCCGGAAGCGGAAGAGCCGCATCCGACCTTCGTCGAAAACGCGCTGGCGAAAGCGCGGCATGCGTCGGCATTGACCGGCCTGCCCGCGCTCGCCGACGATTCCGGCCTCTGCGTGCGCGCGCTGAACGGCGCGCCCGGCGTTCATTCGGCGCGTTACGCGATGACCGCCGACGGCGAAAAGAGCGATGCCGCGAACAACGCGCGCCTCGTCGCCGAGCTTGGGAACGAAGCGGACCGCCGCGCGTATTACTTCTGCTCGCTCGTGCTCGTGCGCCACGCGAACGATCCCGAACCGCTCATCGCGGAAGGCCGCTGGCACGGCGAAGTCATCGACGCGCCGCGCGGCGCGCACGGCTTCGGCTACGACCCGCACTTCTTCCTGCCGGCGCTCGGCGCGACCGCCGCCGAACTCGATCCCGCGCGCAAGAACGCGGTGAGCCATCGCGCGCTCGCGCTGCGTGACTTGCTGCAACGGCTCGAGGAACTGGCGTGA
- the hemW gene encoding radical SAM family heme chaperone HemW has protein sequence MSSGPKTINIVQAFTSPGSIRLTSLPPLSLYVHFPWCVRKCPYCDFNSHESKDDTFPEERYLDALRADLESALPLVWGRQVHTIFIGGGTPSLLSAKGLDRLLSDARALLPLDADAEITLEANPGTFEAAKFAQFRASGVNRLSIGIQSFNEAHLKALGRIHDASQARRAVEIAATHFDNFNLDLMFALPQQSLDECRHDIETALAFAPPHLSLYHLTMEPNTLFAKYPPALPDDDSAADMQDWIHERTREAGYERYEVSAYAKPHRQSRHNLNYWRFGDYLGIGAGAHTKLSFPSKIVRQARFKHPSTYMDAALSPTESAIQEAREVGPRDLPFEFMLNTLRLVEGFPVHAFVERTGLALSTIEPALVEAEKRGLITRDFERITPTELGQRFLNDLQELFLKDAAQ, from the coding sequence GTGAGCAGCGGACCGAAGACGATCAACATCGTGCAGGCGTTCACGTCGCCGGGAAGCATCCGGCTGACGTCGCTGCCGCCGCTTTCGCTATACGTGCATTTTCCGTGGTGCGTGCGCAAGTGTCCGTACTGCGACTTCAACTCGCACGAGTCGAAGGACGACACGTTTCCCGAAGAGCGTTATCTGGATGCCCTGCGCGCCGATCTCGAAAGCGCGCTGCCGCTCGTCTGGGGACGTCAGGTGCATACGATCTTCATCGGCGGCGGCACGCCATCGCTCTTGTCCGCGAAGGGCCTCGACCGGCTGCTGTCGGACGCGCGCGCGCTCCTGCCGCTCGACGCCGATGCCGAAATCACGCTCGAAGCGAATCCCGGCACGTTCGAGGCCGCGAAGTTCGCGCAGTTTCGCGCGAGCGGCGTGAACCGGCTGTCGATCGGGATTCAGAGCTTCAACGAGGCGCACCTGAAGGCGCTCGGCCGCATTCACGATGCATCGCAGGCGCGTCGCGCCGTCGAGATCGCCGCGACGCATTTCGACAACTTCAATCTCGATCTCATGTTCGCGCTGCCGCAGCAGTCGCTCGACGAATGCCGGCACGACATCGAGACGGCGCTTGCGTTCGCGCCGCCGCATCTGTCGCTCTATCACCTGACGATGGAGCCGAACACGCTCTTCGCGAAATATCCGCCCGCCTTGCCCGACGACGATTCCGCCGCCGACATGCAGGACTGGATTCACGAGCGCACGCGCGAAGCCGGCTACGAGCGCTACGAAGTGTCGGCGTATGCGAAGCCGCATCGCCAGAGCCGGCACAACCTCAATTACTGGCGCTTCGGCGACTATCTCGGCATCGGCGCGGGCGCGCACACCAAGCTCTCGTTTCCGTCGAAGATCGTGCGGCAGGCGCGCTTCAAGCATCCGTCGACCTATATGGATGCCGCGCTCTCGCCCACCGAAAGCGCGATTCAGGAAGCGCGCGAAGTCGGCCCGCGCGATTTGCCCTTCGAATTCATGCTGAACACGCTGCGGCTCGTCGAAGGCTTTCCGGTTCACGCGTTCGTGGAACGCACGGGCCTTGCGCTGTCGACCATCGAGCCGGCGCTCGTCGAAGCCGAGAAACGCGGACTCATCACGCGCGACTTCGAGCGCATCACGCCGACGGAACTCGGCCAGCGCTTCCTCAACGACTTGCAGGAGCTTTTTCTGAAGGATGCCGCCCAGTGA
- a CDS encoding MFS transporter has translation MAPGPVMRHRPFALFWSARVMSSVAFQMMSVAIGWQVYSITHSAFALGLVGLAQFVPMFVLTLVVGHVADRYDRRTIAYVCQAIEGIAALMLCFGAWRGWNHVGPIYAIATITGAARAFESPSMAALLPNLVARSQLQHASAWSTSANQTAQILGPAMGGLLYGLGALTVYGAVTVAFFIAACAVAAIRIDAAVRMRAPLSFGALFSGIAFIRSKPVILGALSLDLFAVLLGGATALLPVFARDILHTGPWALGILRAAPAVGALAGSIWLAHFPLRRRAGTALFAGVIAFGIATIVFGLSRNIYVSLIALAALGASDVISVVVRMSLVQLQTPDEMRGRVGAINSLFIGTSNQLGEFESGMTAGLFGAVPAVLIGGVGTIVVALLWMRLFPALRATRTLEG, from the coding sequence ATGGCGCCCGGCCCGGTGATGCGGCATCGCCCGTTCGCGCTCTTCTGGAGCGCGCGCGTGATGTCGTCCGTGGCGTTCCAGATGATGTCGGTCGCGATCGGCTGGCAGGTCTATTCGATCACGCACAGCGCTTTCGCGCTCGGTCTCGTCGGACTCGCGCAGTTCGTGCCGATGTTCGTGCTGACGCTCGTCGTCGGCCACGTCGCGGATCGCTACGACCGGCGCACGATCGCCTACGTCTGTCAGGCGATCGAGGGCATCGCCGCGCTCATGCTGTGCTTCGGCGCGTGGCGCGGCTGGAACCACGTCGGCCCGATCTACGCGATCGCCACCATCACAGGCGCGGCGCGCGCGTTCGAATCGCCGTCGATGGCCGCGCTTCTGCCGAATCTGGTCGCGCGCAGCCAGTTGCAGCACGCGAGCGCGTGGTCGACATCGGCGAACCAGACGGCGCAAATCCTCGGCCCGGCGATGGGCGGCCTTCTCTACGGCCTCGGCGCGCTGACGGTGTACGGCGCGGTGACGGTCGCATTTTTCATCGCGGCGTGCGCGGTCGCGGCGATACGCATCGACGCCGCCGTTCGCATGCGCGCGCCGTTGTCGTTCGGGGCGCTGTTTTCGGGCATTGCCTTCATACGCAGCAAGCCCGTGATTCTCGGCGCGTTGTCGCTCGATCTCTTCGCGGTGCTGCTCGGCGGCGCGACGGCGCTCCTGCCCGTATTCGCGCGAGACATCCTGCACACGGGCCCGTGGGCGCTCGGCATTCTGCGCGCCGCGCCGGCGGTCGGCGCGCTCGCGGGGTCCATCTGGCTCGCGCACTTTCCGTTGCGGCGGCGCGCGGGAACGGCGCTTTTCGCTGGCGTGATCGCGTTCGGAATCGCGACGATCGTGTTCGGGCTGTCGCGCAACATCTATGTGTCGCTGATTGCGCTGGCGGCGCTCGGCGCGTCGGATGTGATCAGCGTCGTCGTGCGCATGTCGCTCGTGCAGTTGCAGACGCCCGATGAAATGCGCGGGCGCGTCGGCGCGATCAATTCGCTTTTCATCGGCACGTCGAACCAGCTCGGCGAATTCGAATCGGGGATGACGGCGGGACTCTTCGGCGCGGTGCCGGCGGTGCTGATCGGCGGAGTGGGAACGATCGTCGTCGCGCTGCTATGGATGCGCCTTTTTCCCGCGCTCAGGGCGACGCGCACGCTCGAAGGCTGA
- a CDS encoding type VI secretion system Vgr family protein produces the protein MEAQSKRSSALARWITGRQSYFLKVHSARETDGLSIHNVHATEKLGEPYCIALELTAKVELKRADHLGQLARFTIEPPPHDWRQTAKPGEPRTFDGCITGFTRTRKTRDFFAYKVVVESTLARLRLTKATRIYQDMSAPDIILSILKQRHDFLSHQYAFKLRKPFPKLKFHMQYQMSDWDFIHLVMRQAGLFCYTRSSQFGDVVTFSDDVDGYVYRPDVIIPYREISGLDAGQESVYALEARSESIPASIRVADYNPAQAWERFNADVNLARDDKTTYGESYTYGTHHLNATEAQWEARLRHEAALSQQITFEGKSTDHEFFAGLVVRLDEKLPDAPHGLLLTEVVHEATRERGYSNTFKAIPCERPYRIALDEANWPKIAGTLSARITTRDDADYAQPDENGHYTARFDFDFEDWPQGGESVPMRLAKPYAGALQTGFHFPPLRNTEVAVAFIGGDPRCPYIAHMHHHSRASDLIHRLDGWNTRAAIRTPSNNKLRLEDAKGKEGVKLSTDYGGKTQLNLGYLVDSKRQKRGEGFELRSDEWGALRGGKGLFLSADKQANAGGQALDMSAAMTQLQTAHARMTSLSQAVSKAKAVVADCEAQQALLETQIKDLQQAVLLASAPHGVALTSGEHMQLSAGGHLFTTTGGNADAAIGGNFTVAAGNAVSLFANAQGIKAVAAAGTIDVQAQGDALNLAALKGVSLSSTNDAITLTAKTELMLYCGGSYIKLTNTGVEIGSPSDVMLKGPLRIGGSATKQNALPLMPKQEQTGMQLWHTYPNGEPVKNAGYRVDFPNGSWRMGKLDENGRGTVANTPRGGGAVSYFEDGYTVKSDQRNWAQPKNAPGAQDAPADATDAPPSLTGPAMAAVSNAAAQAATQAVPGALQAVEKALVSSMGQQLGQTVQRVAVRSAPLGSIGQSLTPSVAKALTSE, from the coding sequence ATGGAAGCACAAAGCAAGCGATCCAGCGCACTCGCGCGCTGGATCACCGGTCGGCAGTCCTATTTTCTGAAGGTGCATTCCGCACGTGAGACGGACGGCCTTTCGATCCACAACGTCCATGCGACCGAGAAGCTCGGCGAGCCGTACTGCATTGCGCTCGAACTGACCGCCAAGGTCGAACTGAAGCGCGCCGACCATCTGGGCCAGCTCGCGCGCTTCACCATCGAGCCGCCGCCGCACGACTGGCGGCAGACCGCCAAACCGGGCGAGCCGCGCACCTTCGACGGCTGTATCACGGGCTTTACGCGCACCAGGAAGACCCGCGATTTCTTCGCCTACAAGGTCGTCGTGGAATCGACGCTCGCGCGGCTCCGGCTCACCAAGGCCACACGCATCTATCAGGATATGTCCGCGCCCGACATCATCCTGTCGATCCTGAAGCAGCGTCACGACTTCCTGTCGCACCAGTACGCGTTCAAGCTGCGCAAGCCGTTCCCAAAGCTCAAGTTTCACATGCAGTACCAGATGTCCGATTGGGACTTCATTCATCTGGTGATGCGGCAAGCGGGACTGTTCTGCTACACGCGCAGCAGCCAGTTCGGGGACGTGGTGACGTTTTCCGATGACGTGGACGGTTACGTCTACCGGCCCGACGTCATCATTCCCTACCGGGAAATCTCGGGACTGGACGCGGGTCAGGAGTCGGTCTATGCGCTCGAAGCGCGCAGCGAGTCGATTCCGGCGTCGATCCGGGTCGCGGACTATAACCCGGCTCAGGCGTGGGAGCGTTTCAACGCGGACGTGAATCTCGCGCGCGACGACAAGACGACCTACGGCGAGAGTTACACCTACGGCACGCATCATCTGAATGCGACCGAGGCGCAGTGGGAGGCGCGTCTGCGCCATGAGGCCGCGCTCTCTCAGCAGATCACGTTCGAAGGCAAGAGCACGGACCACGAGTTCTTTGCGGGGCTGGTGGTGCGGCTCGACGAGAAGCTGCCCGACGCGCCGCATGGCTTGCTACTTACCGAAGTCGTTCACGAAGCCACGCGGGAGAGAGGCTATTCGAACACGTTCAAGGCGATTCCGTGCGAGCGGCCTTATCGGATTGCGCTCGACGAAGCGAACTGGCCCAAAATCGCCGGTACGCTCTCAGCGCGTATCACGACGCGCGATGACGCGGACTACGCACAGCCCGACGAGAACGGTCATTACACGGCGCGCTTCGACTTCGATTTCGAGGACTGGCCCCAAGGCGGCGAGAGCGTTCCGATGCGGCTCGCGAAGCCCTATGCGGGCGCGTTGCAGACGGGGTTCCACTTCCCGCCCTTACGCAACACGGAAGTGGCCGTGGCCTTTATCGGCGGCGATCCGCGATGTCCGTATATCGCCCATATGCATCATCACAGCCGAGCGAGCGACCTGATTCACAGGCTCGACGGCTGGAACACGCGCGCGGCGATTCGCACCCCCAGCAACAACAAGCTGCGCCTCGAAGACGCCAAAGGCAAGGAAGGCGTCAAGCTCTCGACCGACTACGGCGGCAAGACCCAACTCAATTTGGGCTATCTGGTCGACTCCAAGCGTCAGAAAAGAGGCGAAGGGTTCGAACTGCGCTCCGATGAATGGGGCGCGCTGCGCGGCGGCAAAGGCCTGTTTCTGAGCGCCGACAAGCAGGCCAATGCAGGCGGTCAGGCGCTCGATATGTCGGCGGCGATGACGCAGTTGCAAACGGCCCACGCGCGGATGACGAGTCTGTCGCAGGCAGTCAGCAAGGCGAAGGCCGTCGTCGCGGATTGCGAAGCGCAGCAGGCCTTGCTCGAAACGCAGATCAAGGACTTGCAGCAGGCCGTGCTGCTCGCGTCCGCACCGCACGGCGTTGCGCTCACCAGCGGCGAACACATGCAACTGTCGGCGGGCGGGCATCTGTTCACCACGACGGGCGGAAATGCAGACGCGGCGATCGGCGGCAACTTCACGGTCGCGGCGGGTAACGCCGTGTCGTTGTTCGCGAACGCCCAAGGCATCAAAGCGGTCGCCGCCGCTGGAACCATCGACGTGCAGGCGCAAGGCGATGCGCTCAATCTCGCCGCGCTAAAAGGCGTGAGCCTATCGAGCACCAATGACGCCATTACGCTCACCGCCAAGACCGAGCTGATGCTCTATTGCGGCGGCTCGTACATCAAGCTCACCAATACGGGCGTCGAAATTGGCAGTCCGTCCGATGTGATGCTGAAGGGGCCGCTTCGGATCGGCGGCTCCGCGACCAAACAGAACGCACTTCCCCTCATGCCGAAGCAGGAGCAGACCGGCATGCAGCTCTGGCACACCTACCCGAACGGCGAGCCGGTGAAGAACGCGGGCTATCGCGTGGACTTCCCGAACGGTTCGTGGCGCATGGGCAAGCTCGACGAAAACGGGCGCGGCACGGTCGCGAACACGCCGCGCGGCGGCGGCGCGGTGAGCTACTTCGAGGATGGCTACACCGTCAAGAGCGACCAGCGCAACTGGGCGCAGCCGAAGAACGCACCGGGCGCGCAGGACGCCCCCGCCGATGCAACGGACGCGCCGCCGAGCCTGACCGGTCCCGCGATGGCCGCTGTGTCGAACGCCGCTGCGCAGGCGGCGACGCAAGCCGTTCCCGGGGCGCTGCAGGCGGTCGAGAAGGCGCTGGTTTCCTCTATGGGCCAGCAACTCGGGCAGACGGTGCAGCGCGTCGCTGTCCGTTCCGCGCCGCTCGGCTCGATCGGGCAATCGCTCACGCCGTCCGTCGCGAAAGCCCTGACCTCTGAATAA